The Niastella koreensis GR20-10 genome includes a window with the following:
- a CDS encoding alkaline phosphatase, which translates to MRKLFLFITVLSCTTAFAQPKVYSTANAHSHNDYQQGSPLISAYTLQFGSVEADVMLSGDELLVAHTERDFDQHKTLEDLYLKPIQGFIQANKGHVYADESRKLILMLDIKSDAIPTVNKVIDLLQKYPELIHTPSFKVMISGNKPDPNTYISYPSFLVFDGLLSSRYSKEAIGRIAMLSDNFINYSKWKGSGPIPAKEAERLKSLIDKAHGLGKEVRLWNVPDFDDAWIEVIKLGVDYIDSDSIKALAQFLKKQQQLTQK; encoded by the coding sequence ATGCGTAAGTTATTTTTATTTATTACTGTTTTATCCTGTACAACAGCCTTTGCACAACCTAAAGTTTATTCAACAGCCAATGCGCATTCGCACAATGACTATCAACAGGGATCGCCGTTGATCTCTGCTTACACACTGCAGTTTGGTAGTGTTGAAGCGGATGTAATGTTGTCGGGCGATGAATTACTGGTAGCTCACACCGAGCGTGATTTTGACCAACACAAAACGCTGGAAGATCTGTACCTGAAGCCAATTCAGGGTTTTATTCAGGCCAACAAAGGACATGTATACGCTGATGAATCACGTAAGCTGATCCTGATGCTGGATATCAAGAGTGATGCCATTCCTACTGTAAATAAAGTCATCGATCTTTTACAAAAATATCCTGAGCTCATTCATACGCCTTCATTCAAAGTAATGATCAGTGGTAACAAACCCGACCCCAATACTTATATTTCTTATCCTTCTTTCCTGGTATTCGATGGTTTGTTAAGCTCCAGGTATTCTAAAGAGGCCATTGGCCGCATCGCTATGCTGAGTGACAACTTCATCAACTATTCAAAATGGAAAGGAAGCGGTCCTATTCCTGCTAAAGAAGCAGAGCGTTTGAAAAGCCTGATCGACAAAGCGCACGGCCTGGGTAAAGAAGTTCGTTTGTGGAACGTGCCAGATTTTGACGATGCCTGGATAGAAGTTATTAAACTGGGTGTTGATTATATCGATTCTGATAGTATCAAAGCCCTGGCGCAATTCCTGAAAAAGCAACAACAACTGACGCAGAAATAG
- the dinB gene encoding DNA polymerase IV, with protein MLLSKDRHIAHFDLDAFFVSVETLRNPKFRGKPLLVGGGSDRGVVAACSYEARKFGIHSAMPMKTARRLCPEAIVVRSDIEAYSKYSRLVTDVIKDTVPVFEKASIDEFYIDLTGMDKFFGCLQYTDQLKKKIYKQSGLPISWGLASNKLVSKVATNEVKPNGQLEIPFGNEKSFLAPLSIIKIPGVGKETGYKLLKMGVETVKVLSEIPIEMMENLLGKPGIDLWRKANGIDETPVVPYHEQKSISTESTFQTDTIDTHFLHSQLVRMTEEIAFQLRQQNKLTGCVTVKVRYSNFETFTKQITIPYTNADHVLLQTARELFNKLYERRLLIRLLGIRFTHLIPGNYQISLFEDTQEMIKLYQAIDSVKKRFGEKTLIRAVGVRP; from the coding sequence ATGTTATTATCGAAGGACAGACATATTGCACATTTTGACCTGGATGCTTTTTTTGTATCAGTAGAAACCCTGCGAAATCCGAAGTTTCGTGGCAAACCATTGCTGGTAGGCGGAGGCAGTGACCGGGGTGTGGTAGCTGCCTGTAGCTATGAAGCCCGCAAGTTTGGCATTCACAGCGCCATGCCCATGAAAACTGCCCGCAGGTTATGTCCGGAAGCCATTGTTGTAAGAAGCGATATAGAGGCCTACAGCAAATATTCCCGCCTGGTGACCGATGTGATAAAAGATACGGTTCCTGTTTTTGAAAAAGCGAGTATTGATGAGTTCTATATCGACCTTACCGGCATGGATAAGTTCTTTGGGTGTTTGCAGTACACAGATCAGCTAAAGAAAAAGATCTATAAGCAAAGCGGCCTGCCCATTTCCTGGGGGCTGGCTTCCAATAAACTCGTCAGCAAGGTGGCCACCAATGAGGTAAAACCCAATGGACAGCTGGAGATACCCTTTGGGAACGAAAAGTCGTTTTTGGCGCCCCTCAGCATTATAAAGATCCCGGGCGTTGGGAAGGAAACCGGTTATAAGCTGTTAAAGATGGGTGTTGAAACGGTAAAAGTGTTAAGTGAGATCCCTATAGAAATGATGGAGAATTTATTGGGAAAACCGGGGATCGATCTGTGGCGGAAGGCAAACGGCATCGATGAAACGCCGGTGGTGCCCTATCATGAGCAGAAATCCATTTCTACCGAAAGCACCTTTCAAACAGACACCATCGATACCCATTTCCTGCACAGCCAGTTGGTACGCATGACAGAAGAAATTGCTTTTCAGTTACGGCAACAAAACAAGCTGACCGGCTGTGTGACCGTGAAAGTGCGATATTCTAATTTTGAGACCTTTACCAAACAAATTACCATTCCTTATACCAATGCCGACCATGTGCTGTTACAAACGGCCAGGGAGCTGTTCAATAAGTTGTACGAACGGCGATTACTCATCAGGTTATTGGGTATCCGGTTTACCCACCTCATTCCGGGAAATTACCAGATCAGCTTATTTGAAGATACTCAGGAAATGATCAAACTGTATCAGGCGATCGATAGTGTAAAAAAGCGGTTCGGCGAAAAAACGCTTATCCGGGCCGTCGGGGTGCGGCCATAA
- a CDS encoding NmrA family NAD(P)-binding protein, whose amino-acid sequence MKITVTGSLGNISRSLTQKLVAQGHQVSVISSNASKAEDIKKLQATPLIGSLEDYEFVKQSFQGSDAVYLMIPHNFSAPDYKAFTITVGKNYARAIRETGISYVVNLSSSGSPLAGQPPLVNYQNLESFLDELPALNVLHLRPGGFYSNFYGSIGLIKYQGIIGNNYDDRVNMVLSHPEDIADAAAEAFSKPSFTGKNVQYIISDTLNGRQIAQMLGTAIGKPDLAWVQFTDDQLLQGLLQNGFSKDAAQHYIVDMGIAIRDGLLAAHYAQHAKEVFGSRNFSAFAEDFARVYQQG is encoded by the coding sequence ATGAAAATTACTGTTACAGGTTCATTGGGGAACATCAGCCGTTCTCTAACCCAAAAACTGGTAGCCCAGGGACACCAGGTTTCTGTCATCAGCTCCAATGCCAGCAAAGCTGAAGACATTAAAAAATTACAAGCTACGCCCCTGATTGGTTCATTGGAGGATTACGAATTTGTAAAACAATCATTTCAGGGTAGCGATGCCGTATACCTGATGATCCCGCACAATTTCAGTGCGCCGGATTACAAAGCTTTTACCATTACGGTTGGCAAAAATTATGCACGTGCCATCCGGGAAACAGGCATTTCCTATGTAGTTAACTTAAGCAGTTCCGGTTCTCCCCTGGCAGGCCAGCCTCCATTGGTGAATTACCAGAACCTGGAAAGCTTTCTGGATGAATTACCGGCATTAAACGTATTACACCTGCGTCCCGGCGGCTTTTATTCCAACTTCTATGGCAGCATAGGACTTATAAAATACCAGGGTATTATTGGAAACAATTATGACGACAGGGTAAATATGGTGCTATCGCATCCCGAAGACATAGCCGATGCAGCCGCGGAAGCATTTTCAAAACCCTCGTTTACGGGTAAAAACGTGCAATATATAATCAGCGATACGTTGAATGGCCGGCAAATTGCTCAAATGCTGGGTACTGCTATTGGTAAACCCGATCTTGCCTGGGTGCAGTTTACCGATGACCAGTTATTACAGGGATTGTTACAAAACGGTTTCTCAAAAGATGCAGCCCAGCATTATATTGTAGATATGGGAATCGCTATCAGAGATGGTTTACTGGCGGCGCATTACGCCCAACATGCAAAGGAAGTATTTGGCAGCCGCAACTTCAGTGCATTTGCCGAAGATTTTGCAAGGGTATATCAACAGGGTTAA
- a CDS encoding glycine zipper domain-containing protein gives MKRILYTTTAVVVSAAMLISSCKNNDNKLESGSVTVAPDTISQKEYNDYKAWKEQHNAKATTPPAQTVVVHKHYTTVNETQPAAQPVKKKKGWSKAAKGTVIGAGVGAAAGAIIVKKNRGLGAAAGAVLGGGAGYGVGRSMDKKDGRVSQ, from the coding sequence ATGAAACGGATATTATACACAACCACAGCAGTAGTAGTAAGCGCAGCTATGTTGATTTCGTCGTGTAAGAACAATGACAACAAGCTGGAATCAGGCAGTGTAACTGTTGCACCTGATACCATCTCCCAAAAGGAGTATAACGATTATAAAGCCTGGAAGGAACAACATAATGCCAAAGCAACTACCCCCCCTGCTCAAACTGTCGTAGTGCATAAACATTATACAACAGTCAACGAAACACAACCTGCAGCACAACCGGTCAAAAAGAAGAAAGGTTGGAGTAAAGCGGCCAAAGGAACAGTTATTGGCGCCGGGGTTGGTGCAGCAGCTGGTGCTATTATAGTTAAAAAGAACCGGGGATTAGGTGCAGCCGCCGGTGCGGTATTAGGTGGCGGCGCCGGTTATGGCGTGGGCCGTTCTATGGATAAAAAAGATGGAAGGGTAAGCCAATAG
- a CDS encoding SRPBCC family protein, with product METAATKITVETVVKAPVEKVWKYWSLPEHITKWCAASDDWHAPKAENDLTVGGKFSTRMEAKDGSFGFDFGGVYDNVKTNELIEYTMGDGRKVAIHFSANGNETKVVETFDAESTHSVEMQQGGWQAILENFRKYTETN from the coding sequence ATGGAAACTGCCGCAACTAAAATCACCGTGGAAACTGTTGTAAAAGCTCCGGTTGAGAAAGTATGGAAATATTGGTCATTGCCTGAACATATTACAAAATGGTGCGCTGCTTCTGACGACTGGCATGCGCCCAAAGCGGAAAACGATTTAACTGTTGGCGGAAAATTTTCTACCCGGATGGAAGCTAAGGATGGCAGCTTTGGGTTTGATTTCGGCGGGGTGTATGACAACGTAAAAACAAACGAATTGATTGAATATACCATGGGCGATGGCCGTAAAGTAGCAATACATTTCTCTGCAAATGGTAATGAAACCAAAGTAGTGGAAACATTTGATGCAGAAAGCACGCATTCGGTTGAAATGCAGCAGGGGGGCTGGCAGGCTATTTTGGAGAATTTTAGAAAGTATACTGAGACTAATTAA
- a CDS encoding response regulator, whose translation MKKEQPITIAVVDDNALIRESVKFRLKSLGYNVVMEAENGQEFLDKLHESNTPDICVLDINMPVMNGLETTVHLKKDWPAMKIIFFSMEDSSIYINKGIQLGADGFVAKDAPFMDLNNMLLTVIKQVQVA comes from the coding sequence ATGAAAAAAGAACAACCTATCACTATAGCCGTAGTAGACGACAACGCCCTGATTCGTGAAAGCGTAAAGTTTCGCCTTAAGTCATTGGGATACAATGTAGTTATGGAGGCAGAAAACGGGCAGGAGTTCCTTGATAAATTACACGAAAGCAATACACCTGATATATGTGTACTGGATATTAATATGCCGGTAATGAATGGGTTGGAAACCACCGTTCATTTAAAGAAAGACTGGCCGGCTATGAAGATTATTTTCTTCTCCATGGAGGATAGCAGCATATATATCAATAAAGGGATTCAATTGGGGGCCGACGGATTTGTGGCGAAAGATGCACCCTTTATGGATTTAAATAATATGTTGCTGACGGTAATTAAGCAGGTGCAAGTGGCCTAA
- a CDS encoding winged helix-turn-helix transcriptional regulator, whose product MTLIKEASTIQENKSKAFVACPVTFVMEKIGGYWKPIILFNLLSGPKRYNELKKSIPTITEKVLIQQLKQLEADGLLIRKSKPVVPPYVTYELSKSGKALRPVLYAMAEWAVGNGGKLSKIFSKQMKDFPME is encoded by the coding sequence ATGACTTTAATTAAAGAAGCATCAACCATCCAGGAAAACAAGAGTAAGGCCTTTGTAGCCTGCCCGGTAACCTTTGTTATGGAAAAGATAGGCGGTTATTGGAAACCTATTATTTTATTCAACCTGTTATCGGGGCCCAAGCGGTACAATGAATTGAAAAAGTCAATTCCAACCATTACAGAAAAAGTATTGATACAACAATTAAAACAACTGGAAGCAGATGGGCTGCTGATAAGAAAATCAAAACCGGTTGTACCGCCTTATGTTACTTATGAGTTGTCAAAATCAGGTAAAGCTTTACGACCTGTTTTATATGCTATGGCAGAATGGGCAGTGGGTAACGGAGGTAAATTATCGAAGATATTCTCAAAGCAAATGAAAGATTTTCCAATGGAGTAA
- a CDS encoding alpha/beta hydrolase — protein sequence MKKMVITTLIALGTLYIVVCGLLYFIQEKLIFYPQVLDQHYQFSFAQPFEEVTIPNSDKSSLHGLLFKADSSKGLVFYLHGNGGALDSWGEVARTYTDLHYDVFLLDYRGYGKSDGAIYSQKQFFDDVQTAYDSLKTRYAENKIVVLGYSIGTGAATRLASINNPKLLILQAPYYSLTDMMRHTYPIIPPFILKYKFETNNYIKACKMPVVIFHGDQDEVIYYGSSLKLKTLFKKQDTLITLPGQTHNGITDNADYKRELQRILAQ from the coding sequence ATGAAAAAAATGGTGATAACGACGTTAATCGCATTAGGGACGCTGTACATTGTTGTTTGCGGATTGCTGTATTTTATCCAGGAAAAGCTGATCTTTTACCCGCAGGTGCTGGATCAGCACTATCAATTTTCATTTGCACAGCCGTTTGAAGAGGTAACTATACCAAACAGTGATAAAAGCAGTTTGCATGGATTGTTATTTAAAGCCGACAGTTCAAAGGGGCTTGTTTTTTATTTACATGGAAACGGTGGTGCGCTCGATTCCTGGGGCGAGGTTGCCCGTACCTATACCGACCTGCATTATGATGTATTTCTGTTGGATTACCGCGGCTATGGCAAAAGTGATGGCGCGATCTACTCTCAAAAACAGTTTTTCGACGATGTGCAAACTGCTTACGATTCGCTGAAGACGAGATATGCAGAGAATAAGATAGTGGTACTGGGCTATTCAATCGGCACCGGTGCAGCCACCCGGCTGGCATCAATCAACAACCCGAAGTTGTTGATCCTGCAGGCGCCTTATTACAGTCTTACCGATATGATGCGGCATACCTATCCCATTATTCCTCCATTTATTCTGAAGTATAAATTTGAAACGAACAACTATATTAAGGCCTGTAAAATGCCGGTTGTTATTTTTCATGGCGACCAGGATGAAGTGATCTATTACGGAAGCTCGCTGAAGTTAAAAACGTTATTTAAAAAACAGGATACCCTGATAACCCTGCCCGGACAAACACACAATGGAATAACTGATAATGCAGATTATAAAAGGGAATTGCAGCGAATACTGGCTCAATGA
- a CDS encoding DNA polymerase III subunit alpha — protein sequence MKKEQGTTMYLNCRTYFSLRYGTYSTEELVNTAADHGIHVLALTNINCTCDSWDFVNFCQQKDIKPVVGVEIRNEDTLLYLLLAKNNQGFACINEFLSFHLQQKKNFPEDASAYFQNNHDVYIIYPFDRKAAADLLPDEYLGILASELNKLFGTDWKKYEHKLVVRQPVTFQNKQYFNLHRLLRAIHKNMLLSKLPVEAQASPDETFVSPAALLEQFRQFPAIVTNTYKLLDTCRIVMDFKVDKNKKCFSATAEDDRVLLEKLATEGLIARYGSKNKAAHDRMQKELKIINDLGFNSYFLINWDMIRYAQSRGFYYVGRGSGANSIVAYCLRITDVDPIELNLYFERFLNPERTSPPDFDIDFSWTDRDDIMDYIFKRYGRKHVALLGSYTTFQHDATIMELGKVFGLPVEEIKSLQRAAQPADKIQRLIMQYGRLMKNFPNNISIHPCGMLVTEKPIYEYAALFMPPKGFATTQMDMFVAENIGINKFDVLSQRGLGHIKESLRLIRANKGIDVNIHDFHNFRHNPAIKDQIRKAETIGCFYIESPAMRQLLKKLRCDDYITLVAASSIIRPGVAQSGMMREYITRFHNRDKIVYLHPLFEEHLSETFGVMVFQEDVIKIAHYFAGLSLGEADILRRAMSGKYRSGNKFKHVKDKYMANCRELGHTDELAHEVWRQMESFAGYSFNKAHSASFAVESYMSLYLKTFFPKEFMVAVINNFGGFYSTELYFIELMKAGGIIHAPCINNSEVYTSIRGDEVYTGFVHIKSLQENSIQQIMEERKAGGAFLHLQDFIERTQIGLEQLNILVSVGAFRFTGKTKKQLLWEANFLQKKNKTHVPVSGSLFVEKPVEFTLPVLTDNAVDDLYDQKEILGFTLSNPFAMVDTDTENYIPARGIGNHLHKTITVLVYFIASKHVQTKNNDIMFFGTFIDKDLDWVDTVHFPETARNYPLHSGGFYKLTGRVVDDFGVYSIEARHMVKVGFKKRSYDTIK from the coding sequence TTGAAGAAGGAGCAAGGGACTACTATGTATTTAAATTGCAGAACTTATTTTAGTTTACGGTACGGCACTTATTCTACTGAAGAACTGGTTAATACCGCTGCAGACCACGGTATTCATGTACTGGCTTTAACAAACATCAATTGTACCTGCGATAGCTGGGATTTTGTAAACTTTTGCCAGCAAAAAGATATTAAACCGGTTGTTGGCGTTGAGATCAGGAATGAAGATACCCTGCTTTATCTATTGCTGGCAAAGAACAACCAGGGGTTTGCCTGCATCAATGAGTTCTTATCATTCCACTTACAACAAAAGAAAAACTTCCCGGAGGACGCATCTGCCTATTTTCAAAACAATCATGATGTATATATTATTTACCCCTTTGATAGAAAGGCTGCCGCTGATCTGTTGCCTGATGAATATCTTGGCATCCTGGCATCGGAATTAAACAAACTGTTTGGCACCGACTGGAAGAAGTACGAGCATAAACTGGTGGTACGGCAACCGGTGACCTTTCAAAACAAACAGTACTTCAATTTACATCGCCTGCTGCGGGCTATACATAAAAACATGTTGCTGTCGAAACTGCCGGTTGAAGCGCAGGCTTCGCCAGATGAAACATTTGTGTCACCAGCTGCGCTGCTGGAACAGTTCAGACAGTTCCCGGCAATAGTAACCAATACCTACAAGCTGCTGGATACCTGCCGGATCGTGATGGATTTCAAGGTGGATAAAAATAAGAAATGCTTCAGCGCTACTGCCGAAGATGACCGGGTATTGCTAGAGAAACTGGCTACTGAGGGATTGATTGCCCGCTATGGCAGCAAGAATAAAGCAGCGCACGACAGAATGCAAAAAGAATTAAAGATCATCAACGACCTGGGTTTTAATTCTTATTTCCTTATAAACTGGGATATGATCAGGTATGCCCAGTCGCGCGGATTTTATTATGTAGGGCGGGGAAGTGGCGCCAATTCAATAGTGGCATATTGCTTACGAATTACCGATGTAGATCCTATTGAGTTGAATCTTTATTTTGAACGTTTTCTGAATCCTGAGCGCACTTCCCCGCCCGACTTTGATATCGACTTCAGCTGGACCGACCGCGACGACATCATGGATTATATCTTTAAACGGTATGGTCGTAAGCATGTGGCCCTGTTGGGTTCTTACACTACGTTTCAGCATGATGCCACAATAATGGAACTGGGAAAGGTATTCGGCCTGCCCGTGGAAGAAATAAAAAGCTTGCAGCGTGCTGCCCAGCCTGCCGACAAAATACAGCGGCTTATTATGCAATATGGCCGGCTGATGAAGAATTTTCCCAATAACATTTCCATTCACCCTTGTGGTATGCTGGTAACAGAGAAACCTATTTATGAATATGCTGCTTTGTTTATGCCGCCAAAAGGATTTGCTACCACGCAAATGGATATGTTTGTGGCAGAGAACATCGGCATCAACAAATTTGATGTGTTGAGCCAGCGGGGGCTGGGGCATATCAAGGAAAGCCTGCGTCTGATAAGAGCTAATAAGGGAATAGATGTAAATATCCATGACTTCCACAATTTCAGACATAACCCTGCCATTAAAGATCAAATCCGGAAAGCAGAAACAATTGGTTGTTTTTATATAGAGTCGCCGGCCATGCGGCAACTGCTTAAGAAGCTCAGGTGCGATGATTACATAACACTGGTAGCAGCCAGCTCCATCATCAGGCCGGGCGTAGCGCAGTCGGGCATGATGCGGGAGTATATAACCCGGTTCCATAACCGGGATAAGATAGTATACCTGCACCCGCTTTTTGAGGAGCATTTAAGCGAAACTTTCGGCGTAATGGTTTTCCAGGAAGATGTGATAAAGATTGCGCACTATTTTGCGGGTTTGTCGTTGGGCGAAGCTGATATCCTGCGCCGGGCCATGAGCGGTAAATACCGCTCCGGCAATAAATTCAAACATGTAAAAGATAAATACATGGCTAATTGCCGGGAGTTGGGGCATACAGATGAACTGGCGCATGAAGTATGGCGGCAGATGGAAAGCTTTGCCGGTTATAGTTTTAATAAAGCTCACTCCGCCAGTTTTGCGGTGGAAAGTTATATGAGCCTGTACCTGAAAACGTTTTTCCCCAAAGAATTTATGGTGGCTGTGATCAATAATTTCGGCGGCTTTTATTCAACTGAATTATATTTTATTGAATTGATGAAAGCCGGCGGAATTATTCACGCACCCTGTATAAACAACAGCGAAGTATATACCAGTATCAGGGGCGATGAAGTGTATACCGGGTTTGTTCATATTAAATCGCTGCAGGAAAATTCCATACAACAGATCATGGAGGAGCGGAAGGCCGGTGGCGCCTTTCTTCATTTGCAGGATTTTATTGAACGTACCCAAATCGGGTTGGAGCAGCTCAACATCCTGGTGAGTGTGGGCGCTTTTCGGTTTACAGGTAAAACAAAAAAGCAATTGTTGTGGGAGGCCAATTTTCTGCAAAAGAAAAATAAGACCCATGTTCCGGTGAGCGGGTCTTTGTTTGTTGAAAAACCGGTAGAATTCACCCTGCCCGTGCTTACAGACAATGCCGTGGATGATCTATATGATCAGAAGGAGATCCTGGGATTCACCTTATCGAACCCGTTTGCGATGGTTGACACCGATACCGAAAATTATATTCCCGCCCGGGGAATAGGCAATCATTTGCATAAGACAATTACAGTACTGGTTTATTTTATAGCCAGCAAACACGTGCAAACGAAAAATAACGATATCATGTTCTTCGGAACTTTTATTGATAAAGACCTTGACTGGGTGGATACGGTTCATTTTCCTGAGACGGCTCGCAACTATCCGCTGCACAGTGGTGGTTTTTATAAACTTACAGGCCGGGTAGTGGATGATTTTGGCGTGTACAGCATTGAAGCCCGCCATATGGTAAAAGTAGGATTTAAGAAACGCAGTTACGATACTATTAAATAA
- a CDS encoding bifunctional metallophosphatase/5'-nucleotidase → MSLNHSPQCSCAGCHDTAINQAEKELHVELSENSRRDFIKKAGRLGLSLGIGGGLVTTPLAAAALHNEDAAYKYNSMQQNKAVRNGKANMITLLHTADIHSQLYQHDEFFIENGKPVYKKRGGLASLKTMINTLRNQNAANTLVIDGGDCFQGSGIAALSEGKAIVPLMNNIGYDIMLPGNWEVVYGKEMMMKDMFGYDALKVCANMYHDTQDDMKGDLIFPPYYVKHLAGIKIGFIGYNDPLTPKRQSPAYCNGMKFTPPEANVAKYIKILKEYEKCQLVFLITHMGLAQQFGLSNMEQVKGVDYILGADTHERLRQPIQGAYAKVTEPGAFASFMARLDLVMENGIIKDHTYQLLDVDPGKYHEDEEMKHLISQAHEPYKKELSRVIGKTKNPLIRYYVIETPMDNFITDAIMWKFKPDIALSNGFRFCPPLTPDPATGMADITVDYLWSMLPVDSEAKQGTVTGKQLWDWLETELENTFAKDPAKRLGGWVIRFKGMEMNFTLANEPGKRVNYVKVGGQPLDLNREYSFVACEREGDPDTTLCRMQGVKQPHLLGYTMHKVIEEYLAVHSPIAPVMEGRCTATDAPHTLLTQVMGLGYEFR, encoded by the coding sequence ATGTCATTGAATCACTCACCCCAATGCAGCTGCGCTGGTTGTCATGATACCGCCATAAACCAGGCAGAAAAAGAACTGCATGTTGAATTATCGGAAAACAGCCGCCGTGACTTTATCAAAAAAGCCGGGCGCCTGGGTTTAAGCCTGGGTATTGGTGGTGGACTGGTTACTACGCCCCTCGCTGCGGCTGCTTTACACAATGAGGATGCTGCTTATAAGTATAACAGCATGCAGCAAAATAAAGCGGTGCGCAATGGCAAAGCCAATATGATCACCTTGCTGCACACGGCCGATATTCATTCACAACTTTACCAGCATGATGAATTTTTCATAGAGAACGGTAAACCTGTATATAAAAAACGGGGCGGACTGGCCAGTCTTAAAACAATGATCAACACCCTGCGTAATCAAAATGCAGCAAACACCCTGGTTATAGATGGGGGCGATTGTTTTCAGGGCAGTGGTATTGCCGCATTAAGTGAAGGGAAAGCCATTGTACCATTAATGAACAACATTGGCTACGATATTATGTTGCCCGGCAACTGGGAAGTGGTATATGGTAAAGAAATGATGATGAAGGATATGTTTGGGTACGATGCTTTAAAGGTGTGCGCCAATATGTACCACGACACGCAGGACGACATGAAAGGCGACCTGATCTTTCCTCCTTACTACGTTAAACATCTTGCCGGCATCAAGATCGGGTTTATTGGCTATAACGATCCGCTGACGCCAAAACGGCAATCACCCGCCTATTGCAATGGCATGAAGTTTACACCGCCTGAAGCCAACGTAGCCAAGTATATTAAGATCCTGAAGGAATATGAAAAGTGCCAGCTGGTATTCCTGATAACCCATATGGGACTGGCGCAACAGTTTGGATTATCCAATATGGAGCAGGTAAAGGGGGTTGACTATATTCTGGGGGCCGATACCCATGAGCGGTTACGGCAACCCATCCAGGGCGCCTATGCCAAGGTAACAGAACCAGGGGCATTCGCGTCGTTTATGGCCAGGCTGGATCTTGTGATGGAGAATGGCATTATAAAAGACCACACCTATCAACTACTGGATGTTGATCCCGGCAAATACCACGAAGATGAAGAAATGAAACACCTCATCAGCCAGGCCCATGAACCCTATAAAAAGGAATTAAGCCGGGTGATAGGTAAAACTAAAAATCCATTGATAAGGTACTACGTGATTGAAACGCCGATGGACAATTTTATCACCGATGCCATTATGTGGAAATTCAAACCCGATATTGCCCTGAGCAACGGGTTTCGTTTTTGTCCGCCCCTGACGCCCGACCCGGCTACAGGCATGGCAGACATCACTGTTGATTATTTGTGGAGCATGTTGCCGGTTGACAGCGAAGCAAAACAAGGGACCGTTACCGGTAAACAATTATGGGACTGGTTAGAAACCGAACTGGAAAATACATTTGCCAAAGACCCGGCCAAACGCCTGGGTGGTTGGGTAATCAGGTTTAAAGGCATGGAAATGAATTTCACCCTCGCCAACGAACCAGGCAAACGGGTTAATTATGTTAAGGTGGGCGGCCAACCGCTTGACCTGAACCGCGAATATAGTTTTGTTGCCTGTGAACGGGAAGGCGATCCAGATACCACGCTCTGCCGCATGCAGGGTGTTAAACAACCGCATTTACTTGGTTATACCATGCATAAAGTAATTGAAGAATACCTGGCAGTGCACTCACCTATTGCTCCGGTTATGGAAGGCCGGTGTACCGCTACTGATGCTCCTCATACCCTGTTGACCCAGGTAATGGGTTTGGGTTATGAGTTCAGGTAG